One genomic segment of Amycolatopsis sp. WQ 127309 includes these proteins:
- a CDS encoding DUF899 family protein, which produces MTKPTVLELDRPRVVAGAHHLFEGPRGLVSLAGLFGRHDRLAVHHPMADHSGPADVVPLADIATALHGPGLQLALVSHAPYAKVEQYRRYLGWGVPAYSAAGTAFTDDFPATRHVPGAGGDSWDDESGLSFFRLAGGQVLHMGSVTVPRLGFLGLLAEQGGYPPAPAGR; this is translated from the coding sequence ATGACGAAGCCGACCGTGCTGGAGCTGGACCGCCCCCGGGTCGTGGCCGGGGCGCACCACCTGTTCGAGGGCCCGCGGGGGCTCGTCTCCCTGGCCGGGCTGTTCGGCCGGCACGACCGCCTGGCCGTGCACCACCCGATGGCCGACCACAGCGGCCCGGCGGACGTCGTGCCGCTCGCCGACATCGCCACCGCCCTGCACGGACCCGGCCTGCAGCTGGCGCTCGTCTCCCACGCGCCCTACGCGAAGGTCGAGCAGTACCGGCGCTACCTCGGCTGGGGCGTGCCCGCGTACTCGGCCGCCGGCACGGCGTTCACCGACGACTTCCCGGCGACCCGGCACGTGCCCGGCGCGGGCGGCGACTCGTGGGACGACGAGTCCGGGCTGAGCTTCTTCCGGCTGGCCGGCGGGCAGGTGCTGCACATGGGGTCGGTCACCGTGCCGCGGCTGGGGTTCCTGGGTCTGCTCGCGGAGCAGGGCGGCTATCCGCCGGCGCCGGCCGGCCGCTGA
- a CDS encoding L-threonylcarbamoyladenylate synthase: MARYFDLHPENPQRRALGQVVEILRHDGLIAYPTDSCFALGCRPGNRAGLDRIRTIRKLDHRHHFTLVCQDFAQLGQYVHVDNAVFRAIKAATPGSYTFILPATKEVPRRLMHEKKKTVGVRIPDHRVTQALLAELGEPLLSSTLLLPGSGEPMTQGWEIKEELDHQLEAVLDSGDCGVEPTTVVDFSSGEPEILRVGAGDPALFE, encoded by the coding sequence ATGGCACGCTATTTCGACCTGCACCCGGAGAACCCGCAGCGCCGGGCGCTCGGCCAGGTCGTCGAGATCCTCCGGCACGACGGGCTGATCGCCTACCCGACCGACTCCTGCTTCGCGCTCGGGTGCCGGCCGGGCAACCGCGCCGGGCTCGACCGCATCCGCACCATCCGCAAGCTGGACCACCGGCACCACTTCACCCTGGTGTGCCAGGACTTCGCGCAGCTGGGCCAGTACGTCCACGTGGACAACGCGGTGTTCCGCGCGATCAAGGCGGCCACCCCGGGCAGCTACACGTTCATCCTGCCCGCCACCAAGGAGGTGCCGCGGCGGCTGATGCACGAGAAGAAGAAGACGGTCGGCGTGCGCATCCCGGACCACCGCGTCACCCAGGCGCTGCTGGCCGAGCTCGGCGAGCCGCTGCTCTCGAGCACGCTGCTGCTGCCCGGCTCGGGCGAGCCGATGACGCAGGGCTGGGAGATCAAGGAAGAGCTGGACCACCAGCTGGAAGCGGTGCTCGACTCCGGCGACTGCGGGGTCGAGCCGACCACGGTGGTCGACTTCTCCTCCGGGGAGCCGGAAATCCTGCGCGTCGGCGCGGGCGACCCGGCGCTGTTCGAGTGA